A genomic stretch from Candidatus Hydrogenisulfobacillus filiaventi includes:
- a CDS encoding Hydrogenase-3 subunit E translates to MAWTWLDPDMWAATLWREREAGGELLLLAPVPGGMAAWVDRGGTLRAWARPWKGEAVPRLSARGFGEARALEADLARDHDVAWEGGAPDKPITGTGVFVYPLGPVHGDVSESLLYRLAVLGDEILGLDVVAGFKHRHLAERVRGRDPAWAARLAGLTTGTSTVAHTWAASAALEAALDWPVAEAARHLRPVAAEVERIASHLGDLAQLAAATGLPVAQMDLLRLKARVLDWAGCWAGHRYLRGLIAPGGMARAPAADALAQGQTVLAEVEERARTAVARLDATASFLDRLHGAGRIPETVAAAVRPLGPVGRASGHAYDARAGGGPAAYGRRTPGWAAVLERDGDAWARYRVRVQELWVSLALVRRALADGVRCGEGRWHLPAPDPAGSGTGFAVVEGPRGAVAYAVTVEDGRVAGWTVATPSQRNWGVVPAAMANGNILQDFPIIDASFHLSVAGWDR, encoded by the coding sequence TTGGCGTGGACGTGGTTGGACCCCGATATGTGGGCGGCGACGTTGTGGCGGGAGCGCGAAGCCGGGGGCGAGCTGCTCCTGCTGGCACCGGTGCCCGGCGGCATGGCGGCCTGGGTTGACCGGGGCGGAACTCTGCGCGCTTGGGCGCGCCCGTGGAAGGGGGAGGCGGTGCCCCGTCTCTCCGCCCGCGGCTTTGGGGAAGCCCGCGCCCTGGAGGCCGACTTGGCGCGCGACCACGACGTGGCCTGGGAGGGAGGCGCCCCGGACAAGCCAATCACCGGCACCGGGGTGTTCGTCTACCCCCTGGGCCCCGTGCACGGCGATGTCTCGGAAAGCCTGCTCTACCGCCTGGCGGTCCTGGGGGACGAGATCCTGGGCCTGGATGTGGTGGCGGGATTCAAGCACCGCCACCTGGCGGAACGGGTGCGGGGCCGGGATCCGGCCTGGGCGGCCCGCTTGGCGGGCCTGACCACCGGCACCTCCACGGTCGCCCACACCTGGGCCGCCAGCGCCGCCCTCGAGGCTGCCCTGGACTGGCCCGTGGCGGAAGCGGCGCGGCACCTGAGACCGGTGGCGGCGGAGGTGGAGCGCATTGCCAGCCACCTGGGAGACCTGGCCCAGCTGGCGGCGGCCACCGGGCTGCCGGTGGCGCAGATGGACCTCCTGCGGCTGAAAGCGCGGGTGCTGGACTGGGCCGGCTGCTGGGCGGGCCACCGCTACCTCCGGGGCCTCATCGCCCCCGGAGGCATGGCCCGAGCGCCGGCCGCCGATGCCCTGGCCCAGGGACAGACGGTGCTGGCGGAGGTGGAAGAGCGGGCCCGCACCGCCGTGGCCCGGCTAGACGCCACCGCCTCGTTCTTGGACCGGTTGCACGGCGCGGGGCGCATCCCGGAGACGGTGGCGGCGGCCGTCCGGCCCCTGGGGCCGGTGGGTCGCGCCTCCGGGCATGCCTACGACGCCCGCGCCGGCGGCGGGCCCGCGGCCTACGGCCGGCGGACCCCCGGCTGGGCGGCGGTGTTGGAACGGGACGGGGACGCCTGGGCCCGCTACCGGGTGCGAGTGCAGGAGCTGTGGGTGTCGCTGGCACTGGTGCGCCGGGCCCTGGCCGACGGGGTGAGGTGCGGGGAAGGGCGCTGGCACCTGCCGGCACCGGACCCCGCTGGCAGCGGCACCGGGTTTGCGGTGGTGGAGGGCCCGCGGGGGGCCGTCGCCTACGCCGTGACGGTGGAGGACGGCCGGGTCGCTGGCTGGACGGTGGCGACGCCTTCGCAGCGCAACTGGGGGGTGGTGCCGGCGGCGATGGCCAACGGCAACATCCTGCAGGACTTCCCCATCATCGATGCCAGCTTCCACCTCTCGGTGGCGGGATGGGACCGGTAA
- a CDS encoding NADH:ubiquinone oxidoreductase, with protein MYYWGWIRNLAARARAVPPTALWAEAQRAVEARFTLPGPLRRSLAVRHVDGGSCNGCESELSLLPSPVYDFSRFGFVFTPSPRHADVLVVTGVITPALAPVIARVYGEMPGPKAVVAAGDCALGRGELGEAGWERLETLAPVAVRVAGCPPSPDALLAALLAVAGRLGEPDGSGGDGE; from the coding sequence ATGTACTACTGGGGCTGGATCCGCAACCTGGCGGCCCGGGCGCGCGCGGTTCCGCCCACCGCCCTCTGGGCGGAGGCCCAGAGGGCGGTGGAGGCCCGTTTCACCCTCCCGGGCCCGCTTCGGCGGTCGCTGGCCGTGCGCCACGTCGACGGCGGGTCGTGCAACGGCTGCGAGTCGGAGCTCAGCCTGCTGCCCAGCCCGGTATACGACTTCAGCCGCTTCGGGTTCGTGTTCACGCCCTCCCCGCGTCATGCCGACGTGCTGGTAGTGACCGGGGTGATCACCCCGGCGTTGGCCCCCGTCATTGCCCGGGTGTACGGGGAGATGCCGGGGCCGAAGGCGGTGGTGGCGGCGGGCGACTGCGCCCTCGGGCGCGGGGAACTGGGCGAGGCGGGGTGGGAGAGACTGGAAACACTGGCGCCGGTGGCGGTGCGGGTAGCCGGCTGCCCGCCTTCGCCGGACGCCCTGCTGGCGGCCCTGCTGGCGGTTGCCGGCCGCCTGGGGGAACCGGACGGGTCGGGGGGGGATGGCGAGTGA